In Panthera leo isolate Ple1 chromosome B3, P.leo_Ple1_pat1.1, whole genome shotgun sequence, a single genomic region encodes these proteins:
- the RSL24D1 gene encoding probable ribosome biogenesis protein RLP24 produces the protein MRIEKCYFCSGPIYPGHGMMFVRNDCKVFRFCKSKCHKNFKKKRNPRKVRWTKAFRKAAGKELTVDNSFEFEKRRNEPVKYQRELWNKTIDAMKRVEEIKQKRQAKFIMNRLKKNKELQKVQDIKEVKQNIHLIRAPLAGKGKQLEEKMVQKLQQDVDMEDIS, from the exons ATGCGTATTGAGAAGTGTTATTTCTGTTCGGGGCCCATTTACCCCGGCCACGGCATGATGTTTGTCCGCAACGATTGCAAG GTGTTCAGATTCTGTAAATCCAAGTgtcataaaaactttaaaaagaagcgCAATCCTCGCAAGGTCAGGTGGACTAAAGCATTCCGTAAAGCAGCTGGTAAAGAGCTTACAGTG gataattcatttgaatttgaaaaacGTAGAAATGAACCTGTTAAATACCAGCGAGAGCTATGGAATAAAACTA ttgaTGCAATGAAGAGAGTTGAAGAGATCAAACAGAAACGCCAAGCTAAATTTATAATGAACAG attaaagaaaaataaagaattacagAAAGTTCAGGACATCAAAGAAGTCAAGCAAAACATTCATCTTATCCGCGCCCCTCTTGCCG gcaaaggaaagcaattggaagaaaaaatggtGCAGAAATTACAACAGGATGTGGACATGGAAGATATTTCTTAA